Below is a window of [Limnothrix rosea] IAM M-220 DNA.
AACTGGGGCAATTGGAACTATACCGCTGGTGTGGGCAATGATGCGCGGGGTTTCCGGTATTTTAATATTCCAAAACAGGCTAAAGATTATGACCCCCAAGGCAAGTATGTGCGTCACTGGATACCGGAGCTTAAATCGCTCCCCGGTGAGCAAATCCACCAACCTTGGCGTATTCCGGTCAAAGAGTTGGGCGATCGCCATGGCATTACCCTAGGAGAAACTTACCCAAAACCCATGGTCGATTTACAACAATCCGTGCAGGAAAACGAGCGCATTTACCAAAAAGCCCTAGGCCTTGATCCGAACCCCCCCCGGCGCTCTAAAAATCGCAGTAAACGCAAGTCGTCCCCCAAAGACCAGCCCTGGCGGCGTTAAAGGGTTCCCCCTGAAAAGCTGAAAAAAGATCTCAAAATATCTTGCACATTCTTCAAAGCCTTGTTAATATTGTTAAGGCTTAAGGGCGTTTAGCTCAGTGGTAGAGCGCCTGCCTTACAAGCAGGATGCCACTGGTTCAAATCCAGTAACGCCCATATTTTAGGTTTTGATTCAGTCAAACATTAATTAAATCGAAAGAGTTGTCGCTAAATGTGGCAACTTTTTTTGTGATCTAGATCACTCCGTTATAATTGCGGGGGTCTCTACTTCGCGCGAGATAATGATCAATCCGTTTCTCAAATACTGTTGGGCTGGCTTGGCGATCGCCAGTCTAATCACTATCGGTTGTACGAACGATGCCCCCCCCGATGAACCGGCGGTGAATAGTGCGACGGACGGAGTGAGTAAATTGGAACAGGTTTTAGCCAAACAAGAGATCGTTTGCGGTGTAAATGGACAATTGCCGGGCTTTAGTTTTGTCGATGAAACAGGCCATTATTCCGGCCTAGATGTCGATTTTTGCCGGGCCGTCGCCGCCGCTTTATTTGATGATCCGAATGCGGTTCAGTTTCGGGATCTCAGTGCCCAAGAACGCTTGGAGATGGTGCAAAACGAACAGGTCGATCTCCTCAGCCGGAATACCACCTGGACAACTAGCCGCGATACGGTAGCGGGTTTAGAGTTTGCGCCAATTTTGTTTTACGACGGTCAAGGTATTTTAGTGACTACAGCCAGCGGTGTCGGGGCGATCGCCGATCTCGAAGGCAAATCCATTTGTGTCTTATCGGGCACCACCACAGAATTAAACCTTGCTGACCGCATGCGCCAGAAAAATATTACCTACAAACCCGTTGTCTTTGACGATGCCGACGCAATGTACAACGCCTACGAAGCCGGCCTCTGCGAAGGAGCCACCTCCGACCGCTCCCAACTCATTGTGCGACGTGCGGCCATGGACAATCCCAACGCCCATACTTTATTACCAGACGTTTTATCGAAAGAACCCCTCGCTCCCGTCGTCAAAAATGATGATTCTCCTTGGTTCGACACGATTAAATGGATCGCCTACGCCCTGATTCAAGCGGAAGAATTTGGCATTAATTCTGACAATTTAGCTGATTTTAT
It encodes the following:
- a CDS encoding amino acid ABC transporter substrate-binding protein, which gives rise to MINPFLKYCWAGLAIASLITIGCTNDAPPDEPAVNSATDGVSKLEQVLAKQEIVCGVNGQLPGFSFVDETGHYSGLDVDFCRAVAAALFDDPNAVQFRDLSAQERLEMVQNEQVDLLSRNTTWTTSRDTVAGLEFAPILFYDGQGILVTTASGVGAIADLEGKSICVLSGTTTELNLADRMRQKNITYKPVVFDDADAMYNAYEAGLCEGATSDRSQLIVRRAAMDNPNAHTLLPDVLSKEPLAPVVKNDDSPWFDTIKWIAYALIQAEEFGINSDNLADFIDSEDPLVRRFLGIEGQLGEDMGLSNDFAQRIIKHVGNYGEIYERNLGEPFGLERGMNSLWTEGGLLYAPPFR